A single genomic interval of Helianthus annuus cultivar XRQ/B chromosome 13, HanXRQr2.0-SUNRISE, whole genome shotgun sequence harbors:
- the LOC118485893 gene encoding uncharacterized protein LOC118485893: MAKFARIRSNLKSYRDEFLAKESESEKIALSEMEKLEEEMETRDLSEEEEWILLENRKTIQEIDDRKRADIKQRARLRWAIDGDENSKFFHAMVNNRKASNNIHGLSVDESIKHRLVLHCNNIKRISEMDGNMLVEPFSELEIKKAIFECGDDWSPGPDGLNFKFIKHFLDLFKDDFSRIFAWFHYHGVRNDGSGASFIALIAKIFHLVSLNNYRLINLVGVISKVISKAMANRMRMVLDGVISDSQSAFLKGRNILDGPLIINELITWIKKSRLKAFFLKNRF, from the exons ATGGCCAAATTTGCTCGAATTAGATCGAATCTTAAATCGTATAGGGATGAGTTTTTGGCTAAAGAAAGTGAGAGTGAAAAAATTGCGCTTTCGGAGATGGAGAAGTTGGAAGAAGAGATGGAAACACGGGATCTCTCGGAAGAGGAAGAATGGATATTGTTGGAAAATAGGAAAACCATCCAAGAAATTGACGATAGAAAGAGAGCGGACATCAAACAAAGAGCCCGCTTGAGGTGGGCCATAGATGGCGATGAAAATTCTAAGTTTTTTCATGCTATGGTCAACAACAGGAAGGCTTCGAACAACATCCATGGTCTCTCTGTTGATG AGTCTATCAAGCACAGGCTTGTTTTGCATTGTAACAACATTAAAAGGATCTCTGAAATGGACGGAAATATGTTAGTGGAGCCCTTTTCCGAGCTTGAAATTAAGAAAGCGATATTCGAATGTGGGGATGATTGGTCTCCTGGCCCGGATGGTCTTAACTTCAAATTTATCAAACATTTCTtggatttattcaaagacgattTTTCTAGAATTTTTGCTTGGTTTCATTACCATGGTGTGAGAAATGATGGAAGCGGTGCGTCGTTTATTGCCCTTATTGCCAAAATCTTCCACCTGGTTTCCCTTAATAACTATAGGCTGATTAATTTGGTAGGAGTTATTAGCAAGGTGATCTCTAAAGCTATGGCAAATAGGATGAGGATGGTTCTGGATGGGGTTATTTCGGACTCCCAATCTGCGTTTTTAAAAGGAAGGAACATTTTAGATGGTCCACTCATCATCAATGAGCTTATAACGTGGATAAAAAAGAGTAGATTGAAAGCTTTTTTCCTCAAAAATAGATTTTGA